Proteins encoded within one genomic window of Halomonas sp. YLGW01:
- a CDS encoding FAD-binding and (Fe-S)-binding domain-containing protein — MKALYSELRDALAGTLPAERLISDPLRTLAYGSDASFYRLIPRLVVRVETEAELVTVLAECRARRLAVTFRAAGTSLSGQAITDAVLIQLGRGWRGHAILDEGRAIRLQPGVIGARANQLLAPYGRKIGPDPASINSCMIGGIAANNASGMCCGTAHNSYRTLREMRLVLADGTVLDTADPQSVSAFRRQHAELLGELERLGAETRGNTALAQRIRHKYRLKNTTGYALNSLIDFEDGLDILTHLMIGSEGTLGFISSITYATVPDEPVKAAALAFFPDMATTCRATIALKQAPVSAVELMDRAALRSVQDQPGMPEVLKSLPEGAAALLIDVRGDDPAMIEARESEVHEALEGIRTLEPLSFTRDADQYALYWKIRKGLFPAVGAVRETGTTVVIEDVAFPIERLDEGVLALTETFHRHGYRDVILFGHALEGNLHFVFPQGFERDGEVERYQTLMDDVARLVGVDYGGSLKAEHGTGRNMAPYVELEWGADAYALMWQLKALFDPEHLLNPDVILSRNKTLHLENLKPLPAADPLIDKCIECGFCESVCPSKDLTLTPRQRIVVRRELARLEALGGGKPGTASAEDRERLSRLWQDYAYQGLETCAADGLCATQCPVGINTGDLVRDLRHERNTGQAAMAHRLGRHFSGTTRLARGALNLATLGHAVLGDRGTEKVGRALHQASGGKLPQWSPTTPKAAPVRVLKEFAPDSAKDGAGTSSRSSKSRSEESRRQGGSDKVVYLPSCATRVFGAGHHDPEARSDMELTLALLDKAGFEVIIPAISGHLCCGMAFQSKGQYAEADHKARELNRELLAASQNGRYPVLCDTSPCTLRMQETLDARLSLQEPVAFAHDHLLPRLELTPLDESVAVHVTCSSTRMGLADKFVALARACAREVVVPAEITCCGFAGDKGFTTPELNASALEGLAEQVAGCRVGYSNSRTCEIGLSQHGGIPYRSILSLLDRASRPQP, encoded by the coding sequence ATGAAAGCGCTCTACAGTGAACTGCGCGACGCCCTGGCCGGGACGCTGCCTGCCGAGCGCCTGATCAGTGATCCGCTGCGCACCCTGGCCTATGGCAGCGACGCCAGCTTCTATCGGCTGATCCCGCGGCTGGTGGTGCGGGTCGAGACCGAGGCCGAACTGGTCACGGTGCTCGCCGAGTGCCGGGCGCGACGGCTGGCGGTGACCTTCCGCGCCGCCGGCACCTCGCTGTCGGGGCAGGCGATCACCGATGCGGTGCTGATCCAGCTCGGTCGTGGCTGGCGTGGTCATGCGATCCTCGACGAGGGGCGAGCGATCCGCCTGCAGCCGGGGGTGATCGGCGCCCGGGCCAACCAGCTGCTGGCGCCTTATGGGCGCAAGATCGGCCCCGATCCGGCCTCGATCAATAGCTGCATGATCGGGGGGATCGCCGCCAACAATGCCTCGGGCATGTGCTGCGGCACGGCTCACAACAGCTATCGCACCCTGCGCGAGATGCGTCTGGTGCTGGCCGACGGCACCGTGCTCGATACCGCCGATCCGCAGAGCGTCAGCGCCTTTCGCCGCCAGCACGCTGAGCTGCTTGGCGAGCTCGAGCGCCTGGGCGCCGAGACGCGCGGCAACACCGCGCTCGCCCAGCGCATCCGCCACAAGTACCGACTCAAGAACACCACCGGCTACGCCCTCAATAGCCTGATCGACTTCGAGGATGGCCTCGATATCCTCACCCACCTGATGATCGGCTCCGAGGGCACGCTCGGCTTCATCAGCAGCATCACCTACGCCACCGTACCCGACGAGCCGGTGAAGGCCGCGGCGCTGGCGTTCTTTCCCGACATGGCCACCACCTGCCGGGCGACCATCGCCCTGAAGCAGGCGCCGGTGTCGGCGGTGGAACTGATGGACCGGGCCGCTCTGCGCTCGGTGCAGGATCAGCCGGGCATGCCCGAGGTACTGAAGTCCCTGCCCGAGGGGGCGGCGGCGCTCTTGATCGACGTGCGCGGCGACGACCCGGCCATGATCGAGGCGCGCGAGAGCGAGGTGCATGAGGCGCTGGAGGGCATTCGCACGCTTGAGCCGTTGTCCTTTACCCGAGACGCCGACCAGTACGCGCTCTACTGGAAGATCCGCAAGGGGCTCTTCCCGGCGGTGGGCGCCGTGCGCGAGACCGGCACCACAGTGGTCATCGAGGACGTGGCCTTTCCCATCGAGCGTCTCGACGAGGGGGTGCTGGCGCTGACCGAGACCTTCCATCGTCACGGCTATCGGGACGTCATCCTGTTCGGGCATGCCCTGGAGGGCAACCTGCACTTCGTCTTTCCCCAGGGCTTCGAACGCGACGGCGAGGTCGAGCGCTACCAGACGCTGATGGACGACGTGGCCCGGCTGGTCGGCGTCGATTACGGCGGCTCGCTGAAGGCCGAGCATGGCACAGGGCGCAACATGGCCCCCTATGTGGAGCTCGAGTGGGGCGCCGACGCCTATGCGCTGATGTGGCAACTCAAGGCGCTGTTCGACCCGGAGCACCTGCTCAATCCCGACGTGATTCTGAGCCGCAACAAGACCCTGCACCTCGAGAACCTGAAACCGCTGCCCGCGGCCGACCCGCTGATCGACAAGTGCATCGAGTGCGGCTTCTGTGAATCGGTGTGCCCATCAAAGGACCTGACCCTGACGCCACGTCAGCGCATCGTGGTGCGCCGCGAACTGGCGCGTCTCGAAGCCCTGGGGGGTGGAAAGCCGGGGACCGCAAGCGCGGAAGATCGCGAGCGGCTGTCCCGGCTATGGCAGGACTATGCCTATCAGGGCCTCGAGACCTGTGCCGCCGATGGCCTCTGCGCCACCCAGTGTCCGGTGGGCATCAATACCGGCGATCTGGTGCGAGACCTGCGCCATGAGCGCAACACCGGTCAGGCGGCCATGGCGCATCGCCTGGGGCGGCATTTCTCCGGCACGACGCGACTGGCGCGCGGCGCCCTCAACCTGGCGACTCTCGGTCATGCGGTGCTCGGCGATCGCGGTACCGAGAAGGTCGGGCGGGCGCTGCACCAGGCGAGCGGCGGCAAGCTGCCCCAGTGGTCGCCGACCACGCCCAAGGCGGCGCCGGTGCGGGTGCTGAAGGAGTTTGCCCCAGACAGTGCTAAAGACGGTGCTGGGACTAGTAGTAGAAGCAGCAAGAGTCGGAGTGAAGAAAGCCGTCGGCAGGGTGGCAGCGACAAGGTGGTCTACCTGCCGTCCTGCGCGACCCGGGTGTTCGGCGCCGGCCATCATGATCCCGAGGCGCGCTCGGACATGGAGCTGACCCTGGCGCTGCTCGACAAGGCCGGCTTCGAGGTGATCATCCCGGCGATCTCCGGGCACCTGTGCTGCGGCATGGCCTTCCAGTCCAAGGGGCAGTATGCAGAGGCCGACCACAAGGCGCGGGAGCTCAATCGCGAGCTGCTGGCGGCGAGCCAGAACGGTCGCTACCCGGTACTCTGCGATACCAGCCCCTGCACCCTGCGCATGCAGGAGACCCTGGATGCGCGGCTCTCGCTGCAGGAGCCGGTGGCCTTCGCCCATGATCATCTGCTGCCGCGCCTCGAGCTGACGCCGCTCGACGAGTCGGTGGCGGTGCACGTGACCTGTTCGAGCACGCGCATGGGGCTCGCCGACAAGTTCGTGGCCCTGGCCCGGGCCTGTGCGCGTGAGGTGGTGGTGCCCGCCGAGATCACCTGCTGCGGCTTTGCCGGCGACAAGGGGTTTACCACCCCGGAGCTCAATGCCTCGGCCCTCGAAGGCCTGGCGGAACAGGTCGCAGGGTGCCGGGTCGGCTATTCCAACTCGCGGACCTGCGAGATCGGGCTCAGCCAGCACGGCGGCATTCCCTATCGCTCGATTCTCTCGCTGCTGGATCGGGCCAGTCGTCCACAGCCCTGA
- the lldD gene encoding FMN-dependent L-lactate dehydrogenase LldD, giving the protein MIISASTDYRQAAKRRIPPFLFHYADGGSYAEHTLRHNVEDLAGIALRQRVLKDMSSLSLETELFGESMAMPIALAPVGLAGMYARRGEVQAARAAASKGIPFTLSTVSVCPIDEVASAVDRPIWFQLYVLKDRGFMKHVLERAKAAGVKTLVFTVDMPVPGARYRDAHSGMSGKYGSIRRMAQAMMHPSWAWDVGIHGRPHDLGNVSDYRGHPTELEDYIAWLGDNFDPSISWKDLEWIRELWDGPMIIKGILDPEDAREAVRFGADGIVVSNHGGRQLDGVPSTARALPAIADAVKGDIAILADSGVRNGLDVVRMIAMGADTVLLGRAFVYALATAGEAGVAHLLELFEKEMRVAMTLTGAHSIAELGPDSLVSAVGQGGE; this is encoded by the coding sequence ATGATCATTTCCGCTTCCACGGACTACCGCCAAGCCGCCAAGCGCCGTATACCGCCCTTTCTGTTTCACTACGCGGACGGCGGGTCTTATGCCGAGCATACGCTGCGACATAATGTCGAGGATCTGGCCGGAATCGCCTTGCGCCAGCGTGTGCTCAAGGATATGTCCAGCCTGTCACTGGAAACCGAGCTGTTTGGCGAATCCATGGCCATGCCGATTGCCCTGGCGCCCGTGGGGTTGGCCGGCATGTATGCGCGGCGCGGTGAGGTTCAGGCGGCGCGAGCCGCCGCCAGCAAGGGCATCCCCTTCACGCTGTCGACGGTCTCGGTGTGTCCCATCGACGAGGTGGCCTCGGCCGTCGATCGTCCCATCTGGTTTCAGCTCTATGTGTTGAAGGATCGGGGCTTCATGAAGCATGTCCTGGAGCGTGCCAAGGCCGCCGGCGTCAAGACACTGGTCTTCACGGTCGACATGCCGGTGCCGGGGGCGCGTTATCGCGACGCTCACTCTGGCATGAGCGGCAAGTATGGGTCTATCCGGCGAATGGCTCAGGCCATGATGCATCCTTCCTGGGCCTGGGATGTGGGCATCCATGGCCGTCCCCATGATCTTGGCAACGTGTCGGACTATCGCGGCCATCCGACCGAGCTCGAGGACTATATCGCCTGGCTCGGCGACAACTTCGATCCGTCCATCTCCTGGAAGGACCTGGAGTGGATTCGCGAGTTGTGGGACGGACCGATGATCATCAAGGGGATTCTCGACCCCGAGGATGCTCGCGAGGCGGTGCGCTTCGGGGCCGACGGCATCGTGGTGTCGAACCACGGTGGCCGTCAGCTCGATGGCGTGCCCTCTACCGCGCGTGCCTTGCCGGCCATCGCGGATGCGGTCAAGGGCGACATTGCCATCCTGGCCGATTCCGGGGTGCGCAACGGCCTCGATGTGGTGCGGATGATCGCCATGGGCGCCGATACCGTATTGCTGGGGCGTGCCTTTGTGTATGCCCTGGCCACGGCCGGGGAGGCGGGCGTGGCCCATCTGCTCGAGCTGTTCGAGAAGGAGATGCGGGTGGCGATGACGCTGACCGGGGCGCACAGTATCGCGGAGCTGGGGCCGGACTCGCTGGTGTCGGCCGTTGGCCAAGGCGGTGAGTAA
- a CDS encoding GntR family transcriptional regulator: MAYQTVRQPRIADVITERLEAMIIEGSLNPGQRLPPERELAERFGVSRPSLREAIQKLAARGLLTSRQGGGTFVTEELNNRYKDPLLEMLSRHGEFHLDLLEFRDAMEGLSAYYAALRSTPADKELLVRRFEELKTSFESHDPVSEAKADAAFHLAIAESAHNVLILHTIRGVFDMLEKSIVDNLAHLFEKPDSRPLLMEQHRALLDAILEGRAEDARLRAHEHLVFVEEGLLELERAETRAQRALRRAQAIPERAP, from the coding sequence ATGGCCTATCAGACCGTCCGCCAACCGCGCATCGCCGATGTGATCACCGAACGCCTCGAGGCCATGATCATAGAAGGCAGCCTGAACCCCGGCCAGCGCCTGCCACCCGAGCGCGAACTGGCCGAGCGGTTCGGCGTCTCGCGGCCCTCGCTGCGCGAGGCGATCCAGAAACTCGCCGCCCGCGGCCTGCTGACCAGTCGCCAGGGCGGCGGCACCTTCGTCACCGAGGAGCTCAACAACCGCTACAAGGACCCGCTGCTGGAGATGCTGTCTCGCCACGGCGAGTTTCACCTCGACCTGCTGGAGTTCCGCGACGCCATGGAGGGCCTGTCGGCCTACTACGCGGCGCTGCGCTCGACTCCCGCCGACAAGGAGCTGCTGGTGCGCCGCTTCGAGGAGCTCAAGACGAGCTTCGAGAGCCACGACCCGGTAAGCGAGGCCAAGGCCGACGCCGCCTTCCACCTGGCGATCGCCGAATCGGCGCACAACGTCCTGATCCTGCACACCATTCGCGGCGTCTTCGACATGCTGGAGAAGAGCATCGTCGACAACCTCGCGCACCTGTTCGAGAAGCCCGATTCGCGCCCCCTGCTGATGGAGCAGCACCGTGCCCTGCTGGATGCCATCCTCGAGGGCCGCGCCGAGGACGCCAGGCTGCGGGCCCACGAGCACCTGGTGTTCGTCGAGGAGGGCCTGCTCGAACTCGAACGCGCCGAGACCCGCGCCCAGCGTGCCCTGCGCAGGGCTCAGGCCATCCCCGAACGCGCACCATGA
- a CDS encoding ATP-binding protein — MSRRRPPASATSSVVPSTRLSRPWRLTLLVAITAGLVLVTWQAAGLAREQALSSLIDEAENELRLSAEGLRGHLSRHDYLAEMLASREVVHRFLASPAQLEAMPVNRLLDSVRETAEVSDIYLLDRQGDTLAASNWQRPDTFIGQNYRFRAYYRDAVAGRPGRFHGLGVQSGARGYYFSAPIWLANHEAQTADGVMVVKVQLDNVEAAWAAQSAELMVTDHDGIIFMASREELRLHALHPLGEAQRQALRESRRYADAPLPPASLETLERRPDQGQVVSFRQGPLAGTPYLRLRREMPQFAWQMHILKPLTPVQTAQWQAALLAGGLYGMVAMAGGYGWQRRRLRREREQFAERERRTLARARDELERNVERRTSDLVDANRRLSDEIEERRRAEQSLRQTRDELVQAAKLAVLGQLAAGINHELNQPLAAIRAYAENARRFLAQARPETADTNLAQIVELTERMAEISAQLKQFSRPSGDTLTAVSVTACFDYALRLYQARLNEAGVEVVYDWPAAETWVRADLVRLEQVLVNLIGNALQAMHDTPAPRLTLAIEPIGDSVRLNVADNGPGIQEAHLARVFEPFFTTKSPGNGLGLGLSISSRIIDDLGGRLTVGNQPKGGAIFTVTLPADAAPRRDAFPLQEPSSHA, encoded by the coding sequence ATGAGCCGACGCCGACCGCCCGCCAGCGCCACCTCGAGCGTCGTCCCGTCCACCCGTCTGTCGCGCCCCTGGCGCCTGACCCTGCTGGTGGCGATCACCGCAGGTCTGGTGCTGGTGACCTGGCAGGCCGCCGGGCTGGCCCGCGAGCAGGCCCTTTCAAGCCTCATCGACGAGGCCGAGAACGAGCTGCGCCTCTCCGCGGAGGGCCTGCGTGGTCACCTCTCCCGCCACGACTACCTGGCCGAGATGCTGGCCTCCCGCGAGGTGGTGCACCGTTTCCTCGCTAGCCCCGCACAGCTCGAGGCGATGCCGGTCAATCGCCTGCTCGATAGCGTGCGCGAGACCGCCGAGGTCTCGGACATCTACCTGCTCGACCGCCAGGGCGACACCCTGGCCGCCAGCAACTGGCAGCGCCCCGACACCTTCATCGGCCAGAACTATCGCTTCCGCGCCTACTACCGCGACGCCGTGGCCGGGCGCCCGGGCCGCTTCCATGGTCTTGGGGTGCAGTCGGGCGCCCGCGGCTACTATTTCTCTGCACCGATCTGGCTGGCCAACCACGAGGCTCAGACGGCGGACGGCGTGATGGTGGTCAAGGTACAGCTGGACAACGTGGAGGCGGCCTGGGCGGCGCAGAGCGCCGAGCTGATGGTCACCGACCATGACGGCATCATCTTCATGGCCAGCCGGGAGGAATTGCGCCTGCATGCCCTGCACCCGCTCGGCGAGGCACAGCGGCAGGCGCTGCGCGAGTCGAGGCGCTACGCCGACGCACCGCTGCCCCCGGCGAGCCTCGAGACCCTCGAGCGGCGCCCGGACCAGGGCCAGGTGGTGAGCTTCCGCCAGGGGCCGCTGGCCGGCACCCCCTACCTGCGGCTGCGCCGCGAGATGCCCCAGTTCGCCTGGCAGATGCACATCCTGAAGCCGCTGACCCCGGTGCAGACGGCCCAGTGGCAAGCCGCGCTGCTGGCCGGTGGCCTCTACGGCATGGTCGCCATGGCCGGCGGCTACGGCTGGCAGCGCCGGCGACTGCGCCGCGAACGCGAGCAGTTCGCCGAACGCGAGCGGCGCACCCTGGCCCGGGCTCGGGACGAGCTGGAGCGCAACGTCGAGCGCCGCACTAGTGACCTGGTCGACGCCAACCGCCGGCTCTCCGACGAGATCGAGGAGCGCCGCCGCGCCGAACAGAGCCTGCGCCAGACCCGCGACGAGCTGGTGCAGGCCGCCAAGCTGGCCGTGCTCGGCCAGCTGGCCGCCGGCATCAATCACGAGCTCAATCAGCCGCTGGCGGCGATCCGCGCCTATGCCGAGAACGCCCGCCGCTTTCTGGCTCAGGCACGCCCCGAGACCGCCGACACCAACCTCGCCCAGATCGTCGAACTGACCGAACGCATGGCCGAGATCAGCGCCCAGCTCAAGCAGTTCTCGCGACCCAGCGGCGACACCCTGACCGCGGTCTCGGTGACGGCCTGCTTTGACTATGCGCTGCGCCTCTACCAGGCGCGGCTCAACGAGGCCGGCGTCGAGGTGGTCTACGACTGGCCCGCGGCGGAGACCTGGGTGCGCGCCGACCTGGTGCGCCTCGAGCAGGTGCTGGTCAACCTGATCGGCAATGCCCTGCAGGCCATGCACGACACGCCCGCCCCGCGCCTGACGCTGGCCATCGAACCGATCGGTGACAGCGTGCGCCTGAACGTCGCCGACAATGGCCCAGGGATCCAGGAGGCCCACCTCGCCCGGGTCTTCGAGCCCTTCTTCACCACCAAGTCGCCGGGCAACGGCCTCGGCCTGGGCTTGTCGATCTCCTCACGGATCATCGACGACCTGGGCGGACGCCTGACGGTCGGCAACCAGCCTAAGGGCGGCGCCATCTTCACCGTCACCCTGCCCGCCGATGCGGCCCCCCGGCGCGACGCTTTCCCTCTCCAGGAGCCTTCTTCCCATGCATGA